From a region of the Neobacillus niacini genome:
- a CDS encoding IclR family transcriptional regulator translates to MSEKYWVPAIERTNLVIGLIAKEPGKHRLIDLSKALNINKSTMFSLLNTLETLGWIVKDHGDTYTLGPTLGGYSAAYFRKFNLLELFYKEASKSVKVIDETIQMGTLHGTNIVYLAKEENDSRVRLMSDPGMQFPAHATAIGKIQLTQFSYEEFQNLYANKQLDQSTPFTVKDKEELWHQIEAAKKVGYICEEQEAALGFYCVSAPIYNHENKLIYGISFTMMENSWKTKKQKAIEEIIDLASRLSKHAGYVS, encoded by the coding sequence TTGTCAGAAAAATATTGGGTTCCTGCGATTGAACGAACCAATCTCGTCATTGGTTTAATAGCGAAGGAACCAGGAAAGCACAGATTAATAGACCTTTCAAAGGCCTTGAATATTAATAAAAGTACCATGTTTTCACTGTTAAATACGTTAGAAACGCTGGGGTGGATTGTAAAAGATCATGGGGATACCTATACATTAGGACCCACTTTAGGCGGATATAGTGCCGCTTATTTTCGCAAGTTTAATCTCTTGGAATTATTTTATAAAGAAGCGTCAAAATCGGTAAAGGTTATCGATGAAACGATCCAAATGGGAACACTGCACGGAACCAATATCGTCTATTTGGCAAAGGAAGAAAACGATTCCCGCGTCCGCCTCATGTCAGACCCAGGGATGCAATTCCCAGCTCATGCAACCGCGATTGGAAAAATCCAATTAACTCAATTTAGCTATGAAGAGTTTCAAAATCTCTATGCGAATAAGCAATTAGACCAGTCGACTCCTTTTACGGTAAAGGATAAGGAAGAACTTTGGCATCAAATTGAAGCGGCCAAAAAGGTCGGATATATTTGTGAAGAACAAGAAGCAGCCCTAGGATTTTATTGTGTCTCCGCCCCAATCTACAACCACGAAAATAAGCTAATCTATGGAATCAGCTTCACCATGATGGAAAACAGCTGGAAAACAAAAAAACAAAAAGCCATCGAAGAAATAATCGACCTAGCTTCCCGGCTGTCAAAGCACGCTGGATATGTATCCTAA
- a CDS encoding PucR family transcriptional regulator has translation MKNDPFRASFDSLEEFADMVSEVLHCPITIEDANHRLLAYSTHDDRTDPARIATIIGRRVPEKVINSLWKEGVIPSLLNSREPVRVKTVDEIGLGNRVAVSIWKNDEVLGFIWALEIEKTLGDEEMDCLKRAADATKNKLIQLQNRKNKKEEQYQEFFWQLLTSHLSSNEEIINKFHALQISPPTLFGVAVFQFSKELGREDEKQIAYLLKTIQLPKILLHTIDHQQLILFIALDGNQQPVNKLNAFCELFVVKMKERFGIESIVQGYSSVYCDLGKVEKAYKEARTVLSVKRKFPSEAKEIHGYQSLGIYKYIDVLIEKAGTDQNENYSLKRLQEYDKKNNTDLVETLEVFLNKDSNVHEAANALNVHTNTLNYRLKRISEIGEINLKDPNQKISLYLDLKLEKFKK, from the coding sequence ATGAAAAATGATCCGTTTCGCGCAAGCTTTGATAGTCTAGAAGAATTTGCAGATATGGTAAGTGAAGTTTTACATTGTCCGATCACCATAGAAGACGCGAACCATCGTCTCCTTGCCTACAGTACCCATGATGATCGGACCGACCCGGCAAGGATTGCCACAATCATCGGCCGCCGGGTACCGGAAAAAGTCATCAATTCCTTATGGAAGGAAGGGGTCATTCCTTCCTTGTTAAACAGCCGTGAACCAGTAAGGGTTAAGACGGTGGATGAGATTGGACTAGGAAATAGAGTAGCGGTATCCATTTGGAAAAATGATGAAGTACTCGGCTTCATTTGGGCGTTAGAGATTGAAAAAACACTAGGCGACGAAGAAATGGATTGTTTAAAGCGAGCGGCGGACGCAACCAAAAATAAATTGATTCAACTGCAAAACCGTAAAAATAAAAAAGAAGAACAATATCAAGAGTTTTTCTGGCAACTGTTAACAAGTCATCTTTCTTCCAATGAAGAAATTATAAATAAGTTTCATGCGTTGCAAATTTCGCCTCCTACACTATTTGGTGTTGCCGTTTTTCAATTTTCAAAGGAATTAGGACGAGAGGATGAAAAGCAGATAGCCTATCTGTTAAAAACAATTCAACTGCCAAAGATTTTACTGCACACCATTGACCATCAACAATTAATTTTGTTTATTGCTCTTGACGGGAACCAGCAGCCGGTGAATAAACTAAATGCATTTTGTGAGCTGTTTGTTGTTAAGATGAAAGAACGATTTGGAATTGAATCAATCGTTCAGGGCTATAGCAGTGTTTATTGTGATTTAGGAAAAGTGGAAAAAGCATACAAAGAGGCTCGAACCGTATTATCGGTAAAAAGAAAATTCCCTAGTGAAGCAAAAGAAATCCATGGCTACCAAAGCTTAGGAATCTATAAGTATATTGATGTTTTGATAGAAAAAGCTGGTACGGACCAGAATGAAAACTATTCTCTAAAAAGGCTTCAAGAATATGATAAAAAAAATAACACCGACCTCGTCGAAACATTAGAAGTTTTTTTAAATAAAGACAGCAATGTCCATGAAGCCGCAAATGCATTAAATGTACACACAAACACGCTAAACTATCGGCTCAAACGAATATCCGAAATCGGTGAAATTAATCTAAAAGACCCAAACCAAAAAATATCCCTCTATCTAGACCTTAAACTTGAAAAGTTCAAAAAATAG
- a CDS encoding carbohydrate ABC transporter permease has translation MSVKNTLIYAVLIIFSVINVYPIIWMIINSFKSEKEFAVNQFGLPKTLVIDNYIEAWGTANLGVLFKNSIFICLLATILTVLIGALASYFLARIEFKFKNALYTFFIFGMLIPIHATLVPMFILLKNLGLLNNPITLLFPYIAFHLPITIFILTSFMKAFPKDIEESAIIDGCGIFRIFWSIILPMSRPALATVIILNFIYNWNEFSFALVLLNDPALQTLPLGLASFAGQFTVNYGAQMAGLTMSMIPIIIFYLFLEKEIVNGMTAGAVKG, from the coding sequence ATGAGTGTAAAAAACACCCTCATATATGCAGTATTGATCATTTTTTCGGTGATCAATGTTTATCCTATTATTTGGATGATTATCAACTCTTTCAAGTCAGAAAAAGAATTTGCGGTGAATCAATTTGGTTTACCAAAGACTTTGGTTATTGATAATTATATAGAAGCGTGGGGTACCGCTAATTTAGGCGTTCTCTTTAAAAATAGTATTTTTATATGTTTACTAGCAACTATTCTCACTGTGTTAATCGGAGCGTTAGCTTCCTATTTTCTAGCAAGAATAGAGTTTAAGTTTAAGAATGCCTTGTATACCTTCTTTATTTTTGGGATGTTAATCCCAATACACGCTACCCTTGTTCCAATGTTCATTTTATTGAAAAATTTGGGATTATTAAATAACCCTATTACCTTGTTATTTCCGTACATTGCCTTTCATTTGCCAATTACGATTTTTATTTTAACCAGTTTTATGAAGGCTTTTCCAAAGGATATTGAAGAATCAGCGATTATCGATGGATGTGGAATCTTCCGGATATTCTGGTCCATTATTTTGCCGATGTCCCGTCCAGCACTAGCTACCGTTATTATTTTGAACTTTATTTATAACTGGAATGAGTTCTCGTTTGCTCTCGTATTACTTAATGATCCAGCCCTTCAAACATTGCCGTTAGGTCTTGCAAGTTTTGCTGGTCAGTTTACCGTTAATTATGGGGCACAAATGGCAGGTTTAACGATGTCTATGATTCCTATTATCATTTTCTATTTATTCTTAGAAAAAGAAATTGTAAATGGTATGACAGCTGGTGCCGTAAAAGGATAA
- the alr gene encoding alanine racemase produces the protein MNQHSYRDTWADISLDAIRHNTEEFKKHIGECVGLMAVVKADGYGHGAVPVARAAVEAGADYLAVAILDEAIELREAGITQPILVLGYTPIRSIRQAIIAGVDLTVFSEEVLDEIIIQSEELQKTVFIHLKVDTGMTRIGVQTKEEALVLANKAANSTFVTIKGIFTHFANADSEDPSYTRQQFERFRSVITYLEENQISIPLKHCCNTAGTMNFPDMHLDMVRVGIGLYGLYPDVSLKAHPISLQQAMTLKTKIAGLKKVAKSQPVSYGCTYIPSNERVIATLPIGYADGLSRQLSNCGQFLLHGQKVLVAGRVCMDQTMIDVTSLPSCQQGDEVIIFGGNAEAFQSVDEIALLMGTINYEVVCLIGKRVPRIYTVTENEIHEQVLQTAGSI, from the coding sequence TTGAATCAACATAGTTATCGAGATACATGGGCGGATATTTCATTGGACGCGATTAGACATAATACGGAAGAATTCAAAAAACACATTGGAGAATGTGTTGGCTTAATGGCTGTGGTCAAAGCAGATGGTTACGGGCACGGGGCAGTCCCGGTGGCGAGAGCGGCTGTAGAAGCGGGCGCGGATTACTTAGCAGTGGCGATTTTGGATGAAGCGATCGAATTGCGTGAGGCAGGGATAACTCAGCCCATTCTTGTATTGGGTTATACTCCCATCCGCTCTATCCGGCAGGCAATTATTGCAGGGGTTGATCTAACGGTTTTTAGTGAGGAAGTCCTTGACGAAATTATTATTCAGTCCGAAGAGCTTCAAAAAACGGTTTTCATTCATTTAAAAGTCGATACCGGAATGACAAGAATTGGTGTTCAAACAAAGGAAGAAGCACTTGTTTTAGCAAACAAAGCAGCTAATTCAACTTTTGTCACAATTAAAGGTATCTTCACCCACTTTGCTAACGCCGATAGTGAGGATCCATCCTATACGCGTCAGCAATTCGAGCGATTTCGTTCGGTCATTACCTATTTAGAAGAAAACCAAATTTCTATCCCTTTAAAGCATTGCTGCAATACCGCTGGGACAATGAACTTCCCTGATATGCACCTAGATATGGTCCGTGTCGGCATTGGCTTGTATGGCCTGTATCCCGACGTGTCGTTAAAGGCACATCCCATTTCACTTCAGCAAGCGATGACACTTAAAACGAAAATTGCGGGTCTTAAAAAGGTAGCCAAGTCGCAGCCGGTTAGCTATGGATGCACCTATATTCCTTCAAATGAAAGGGTCATTGCTACACTCCCAATCGGATATGCAGACGGGCTCTCTAGGCAACTTTCCAACTGTGGACAATTTCTTCTACATGGACAAAAGGTTCTCGTAGCGGGTCGCGTCTGCATGGACCAAACGATGATTGATGTAACAAGCTTACCCTCGTGCCAGCAGGGAGATGAAGTCATTATTTTTGGTGGAAATGCTGAAGCATTTCAATCTGTGGATGAGATTGCGCTCTTGATGGGAACGATTAATTATGAGGTTGTGTGTTTAATTGGAAAACGTGTTCCACGTATTTATACAGTCACAGAAAACGAGATTCACGAACAAGTCCTGCAAACCGCGGGTTCTATATAA
- a CDS encoding amino acid permease: MQKNPNQLQRGLEERHITLMSLGAAIGVGLFLGSATAIKLAGPGIILGYAFAGMIMFFIMRALGEMAIQKPVAGSFSQYARDYLGALPGFLTGWNYWFLWVVTCMAEITAAGIYMEYWFPEVPRWIWALSALVIMASVNFLNVKAYGELEFWFALIKIVTIIFMIVSGIGMIVFGIGNGGIATGISNLWENGGILPNGITGVLMSLQMVMFAFLGIEMIGITAGEVKNPEKTLSKAIDSVFWRILIFYVGALFVIMSIYPWTEIGAEGSPFVLTFDRLGIPAAAGIINFVVLTAALSSCNGGIFSTARMLFNLAENDEAPKGFGKLNKNGVPSTAVLVTAGALLVGVVLNYLVPAKVFTWVTAISTFGAIWTWSMILLSQIKYRKGLNPNQVKGLKYKMPLFPFTSYVSLAFLLLVVGLMAFFPDTRIALIVGPLWLGILTAFYYGKGYHKRGKQNENKIQKVI, from the coding sequence ATGCAAAAAAATCCAAATCAATTACAAAGAGGTTTAGAAGAAAGACATATCACGCTGATGTCACTAGGAGCAGCAATTGGGGTAGGTCTGTTTCTAGGGTCTGCAACTGCGATTAAGCTTGCGGGACCTGGTATTATTCTCGGTTATGCTTTTGCCGGTATGATTATGTTCTTTATTATGAGGGCACTTGGTGAGATGGCGATTCAAAAACCTGTTGCCGGATCTTTCAGTCAATATGCTCGTGATTATTTAGGCGCGCTGCCTGGTTTCCTAACAGGATGGAATTATTGGTTCTTATGGGTTGTAACTTGTATGGCCGAGATTACAGCAGCAGGAATCTACATGGAGTATTGGTTCCCAGAAGTACCTCGCTGGATTTGGGCACTATCAGCACTAGTCATCATGGCTTCGGTCAATTTTCTAAATGTAAAAGCGTATGGCGAACTTGAGTTTTGGTTTGCATTAATAAAGATTGTGACCATCATCTTCATGATCGTAAGTGGTATTGGCATGATTGTGTTTGGAATTGGTAATGGCGGTATTGCTACTGGTATCAGCAATCTTTGGGAGAATGGGGGAATCCTTCCAAATGGTATCACTGGGGTATTAATGTCCTTACAAATGGTTATGTTTGCTTTCTTGGGTATTGAGATGATTGGGATTACCGCCGGTGAAGTAAAGAATCCGGAAAAAACATTATCTAAAGCGATTGATAGCGTTTTTTGGCGAATTCTTATCTTCTATGTAGGGGCATTGTTTGTCATTATGTCCATTTATCCATGGACCGAAATCGGTGCTGAAGGCAGTCCGTTCGTATTGACCTTTGATAGGCTTGGAATCCCTGCAGCAGCAGGAATCATCAACTTTGTTGTCTTAACGGCTGCACTTTCATCATGTAACGGGGGTATTTTTAGTACAGCCCGTATGTTATTCAACTTAGCTGAAAATGATGAAGCACCGAAGGGGTTTGGCAAATTAAACAAGAATGGTGTTCCAAGTACTGCTGTCTTAGTAACGGCAGGTGCCCTTTTAGTAGGTGTTGTTCTTAACTATTTGGTACCAGCAAAAGTATTTACATGGGTAACAGCTATTTCAACGTTTGGTGCGATATGGACGTGGTCTATGATTTTATTATCACAAATTAAGTATCGTAAGGGTTTAAATCCAAATCAAGTAAAAGGCCTAAAATATAAAATGCCGTTATTCCCATTCACTTCCTACGTTTCTTTAGCATTCTTACTTCTAGTAGTAGGATTAATGGCATTCTTCCCAGATACTAGAATCGCGTTAATCGTTGGACCGCTTTGGCTAGGAATCTTAACGGCCTTCTATTATGGTAAGGGGTATCATAAACGAGGGAAACAAAATGAGAATAAAATTCAAAAAGTGATATAA
- a CDS encoding extracellular solute-binding protein: MKKLGVLVLSLLLLFLTACGGGEEKASGEGKVTELTVWNDWTENRPEYKVYKDIIAKFNEENKDSIHVKIESIPHDQYETKLRTQAAGKQLPDMFRVWPGARIQPLVEGKALLPLNEILDTWEGKIPEGIMKDYAVDGKQYAIPANISETSLIYYHKDAVKKAGFEEFPKTYDELKELIKTLNDQKVTPIALGNKSIWPLQSVYISTIADRFTGSEFLPSTLSGKGSFTDENFVKALSVVEELAKLKAFNEDFNTIDEAQSRTIFNSGEAAMHFAGSWAIGPILEGIENIDNIGVAPFPSFGGEGDTAKISGAAGGGIALNAELSGKKKEAAFKFLEYFYGDELYQGLAKSNIVVPVQVEMDDSIPEIYQTANGFAQGGLAPVYDATLTPELTDMINNGLQSITIGEKTPKELAEEMQKENEQGKK; this comes from the coding sequence ATGAAGAAGCTAGGCGTATTAGTCTTAAGCTTGTTATTACTATTTTTAACTGCATGTGGCGGTGGAGAAGAGAAAGCTTCTGGGGAGGGTAAGGTCACAGAACTGACAGTTTGGAATGACTGGACTGAAAATCGCCCGGAATATAAGGTTTATAAAGATATCATTGCTAAATTCAATGAAGAAAACAAAGATAGTATCCACGTTAAAATCGAAAGTATTCCACATGATCAATATGAAACAAAGCTAAGAACACAAGCAGCAGGAAAGCAATTACCGGATATGTTCCGGGTATGGCCTGGTGCACGTATTCAGCCTCTAGTTGAAGGAAAAGCGTTACTTCCTTTAAATGAAATCCTTGATACGTGGGAAGGGAAAATTCCAGAAGGTATCATGAAAGATTATGCAGTTGACGGAAAGCAGTACGCGATTCCAGCAAACATTAGTGAAACTAGCTTGATTTACTATCATAAAGATGCAGTGAAGAAAGCAGGATTTGAAGAATTTCCAAAAACGTATGATGAGTTAAAAGAGTTAATTAAGACTTTAAATGACCAAAAAGTAACGCCCATTGCACTAGGTAATAAATCGATTTGGCCTTTACAGTCTGTTTATATCTCAACGATTGCAGATCGTTTTACTGGCAGTGAGTTCTTACCAAGCACTTTAAGCGGAAAAGGCTCTTTTACGGATGAGAACTTTGTGAAAGCGTTATCGGTAGTTGAAGAATTAGCGAAGCTTAAAGCATTTAACGAAGATTTCAATACCATTGATGAAGCTCAATCTAGAACAATATTTAATAGTGGTGAAGCCGCTATGCACTTCGCAGGTTCTTGGGCAATTGGACCAATCCTAGAAGGTATAGAAAATATTGATAATATCGGCGTTGCTCCGTTCCCAAGCTTTGGCGGCGAAGGAGATACGGCAAAAATTTCTGGTGCAGCGGGCGGCGGTATCGCTCTTAATGCTGAATTATCTGGTAAGAAGAAAGAAGCCGCATTTAAATTCTTAGAGTACTTCTATGGTGATGAGTTGTACCAAGGATTAGCTAAGTCTAATATCGTTGTTCCAGTACAAGTAGAAATGGATGATAGCATTCCTGAAATTTACCAAACAGCTAACGGATTTGCACAAGGTGGTTTAGCACCCGTTTATGATGCAACGTTAACACCTGAGTTAACAGACATGATTAACAATGGCTTACAATCTATCACAATCGGTGAAAAGACACCTAAGGAATTAGCTGAAGAAATGCAGAAGGAAAACGAACAAGGAAAGAAATAA
- the ald gene encoding alanine dehydrogenase, producing MIIGVVKEIKNNENRVALTPAGVVSFIQAGHKVLVEKGAGIGSGFVDADYAQAGAELIELAADVWNQSEMIMKVKEPLASEYKYFRPGLVLFTYLHLAAEPALAQALKDSGVIAIAYETVSVNRTLPLLTPMSEVAGRMSAQIGAQFLQKFNGGKGILLAGVPGVSRGKVTIIGGGIVGTNAAKMAIGLGADVTIIDLSADRLRYLDDVFGNQIKTLISNPFNIAEAVKEADLVIGAVLIPGAKAPKLVTEEMIKTMKPGSVIVDVAIDQGGSVETIDHVTTHDNPTFEKHGVVHYSVANMPGAVPRTSTMALTNATVPYALQIANKGVARAISENPALKLGVNVANGEITYEAVARDLNYVYVPVEEALEKEIVLN from the coding sequence ATGATTATTGGCGTAGTGAAAGAAATTAAAAACAATGAAAACCGTGTGGCATTAACTCCAGCAGGGGTTGTTTCATTTATACAGGCTGGACATAAGGTATTAGTTGAAAAAGGGGCTGGAATTGGAAGCGGTTTCGTTGATGCCGATTATGCTCAAGCAGGTGCAGAATTAATAGAATTAGCAGCTGATGTTTGGAATCAATCTGAAATGATCATGAAGGTGAAAGAACCTCTTGCCAGTGAATACAAATACTTCCGTCCAGGTTTAGTATTATTTACTTATCTGCATTTAGCTGCAGAGCCTGCTTTAGCTCAGGCACTTAAAGACAGCGGTGTTATTGCGATTGCTTACGAAACAGTATCGGTTAACCGTACGCTGCCACTTCTTACACCAATGAGCGAAGTAGCTGGCCGTATGTCTGCACAAATCGGGGCACAATTTTTACAAAAATTCAATGGCGGTAAAGGCATTCTGCTTGCAGGTGTTCCAGGGGTTAGCCGTGGTAAGGTTACGATCATTGGCGGCGGGATTGTCGGAACAAACGCGGCAAAAATGGCGATTGGCTTAGGCGCAGATGTAACGATTATTGACTTAAGCGCAGACCGTCTTCGTTATTTAGATGATGTCTTTGGAAACCAAATTAAAACATTAATTTCAAATCCATTTAACATTGCTGAGGCTGTGAAAGAAGCGGACTTAGTAATCGGTGCGGTATTAATTCCAGGTGCAAAGGCTCCTAAACTAGTAACTGAAGAAATGATTAAAACGATGAAACCTGGTTCTGTAATCGTTGACGTTGCGATTGACCAAGGCGGAAGCGTTGAAACGATTGATCATGTAACAACTCACGATAACCCAACTTTTGAAAAGCATGGTGTTGTCCACTACTCCGTTGCGAACATGCCAGGAGCGGTTCCAAGAACATCTACAATGGCTCTAACAAATGCGACTGTTCCTTATGCATTGCAAATCGCGAATAAAGGTGTAGCGCGTGCAATCTCTGAAAATCCAGCATTAAAGCTTGGAGTGAACGTTGCTAACGGCGAAATTACTTATGAAGCGGTAGCAAGAGACCTAAACTATGTATATGTACCAGTGGAAGAAGCATTGGAAAAAGAAATCGTATTGAACTAA
- a CDS encoding metal-dependent hydrolase — protein sequence MNGTAHTAIGAATGFIAANTFHSSPTETVILVGLGAVSGLMPDLDIDGKLRGKITLSHKVIRLAALFIGILMVFYSFYEGSAVDKWFGIGSGLVIIIVSSLIKQKHMLTITGIGVLAGGISLSEVWLILLGIYIVIASITSHRSYTHSILGVIFFGIIASKLEGSIGIDGVFYACLGGYISHLMADLKILPFNRRGIKLFLPITKIEL from the coding sequence TTGAATGGTACCGCACATACAGCAATTGGAGCCGCAACAGGATTTATCGCGGCAAACACCTTTCATTCCTCTCCGACTGAGACCGTGATTCTCGTTGGACTAGGAGCAGTTTCGGGATTAATGCCTGATTTAGATATTGATGGAAAGCTACGCGGTAAAATTACCCTATCCCATAAAGTGATTCGGTTGGCGGCATTGTTTATTGGGATTCTAATGGTCTTTTATAGTTTCTATGAGGGCAGCGCAGTAGATAAATGGTTTGGTATCGGTAGTGGTCTGGTGATCATAATTGTTTCTTCCCTGATTAAACAAAAGCATATGTTAACCATCACTGGAATTGGCGTGCTGGCAGGGGGAATCTCGTTATCGGAGGTATGGTTAATTCTGCTTGGAATTTATATCGTCATAGCGTCCATCACCTCACACCGCAGCTATACTCATTCTATCTTGGGCGTCATTTTCTTTGGGATAATTGCATCAAAACTAGAGGGATCAATTGGAATCGACGGCGTTTTCTATGCCTGTCTGGGGGGATATATCAGTCATTTAATGGCCGATTTAAAAATATTACCGTTTAATAGACGTGGTATTAAGCTGTTTTTACCTATTACAAAGATAGAATTATAG
- a CDS encoding carbohydrate ABC transporter permease, whose product MQLTGKSKAALIIGLLPAFLIYTVFAIYPIFQSFYYSFMEWDGFSEMEFIGLQNFENLFQDTLFWNSVGNNIFVVIASVFGQIPIALFIALLLNRKIKGLKIFRTIGFLPVVLSTVVISLTWSLIYNTKNGMINEILRAVGLDFLAQNWLGDTKWSMVAVCITVIWQFVGLYLIIFLAALQNIPEEVMEAAKMDGASEWVTTWKITIPMIWDTIIVAIILCISGSLRTFDLIYVMTHGGPSHSTDVMALYMFNETFSNLKYGYGSAISVFIFFFSLILIGIVKKVLGQKFI is encoded by the coding sequence ATGCAACTAACTGGGAAAAGTAAAGCGGCTCTTATTATCGGTTTATTGCCGGCATTTTTGATTTATACCGTTTTTGCTATCTATCCGATTTTCCAATCGTTTTATTATTCCTTTATGGAATGGGACGGTTTTTCGGAAATGGAATTTATCGGTCTGCAAAACTTTGAGAATCTTTTTCAAGATACATTATTTTGGAATTCAGTAGGTAATAACATATTTGTTGTCATCGCCTCAGTCTTTGGACAGATTCCGATTGCGTTATTTATAGCTCTTTTGTTAAATAGAAAAATCAAGGGCTTAAAGATTTTCAGAACCATCGGTTTTCTTCCTGTTGTCTTATCAACGGTCGTGATCTCGCTTACATGGAGCCTCATTTATAATACGAAGAATGGCATGATTAACGAAATTTTAAGGGCTGTTGGCTTAGACTTTTTGGCACAAAACTGGTTAGGTGATACAAAGTGGTCGATGGTGGCTGTATGTATTACGGTAATCTGGCAGTTCGTTGGGCTCTATTTAATTATTTTTCTTGCAGCCTTGCAAAACATACCGGAAGAAGTAATGGAAGCGGCAAAGATGGATGGAGCCTCTGAATGGGTGACTACATGGAAAATAACCATCCCTATGATTTGGGACACGATTATCGTTGCGATTATATTGTGTATTTCCGGTAGTTTAAGAACCTTTGATTTAATTTATGTTATGACGCATGGCGGACCGTCTCATTCTACCGACGTTATGGCGTTGTATATGTTCAATGAGACATTTTCGAACCTGAAATATGGTTACGGCAGTGCGATATCCGTATTTATTTTCTTCTTCAGTCTCATTTTGATTGGAATTGTAAAAAAAGTTCTTGGTCAAAAATTTATTTGA